The Capsicum annuum cultivar UCD-10X-F1 chromosome 3, UCD10Xv1.1, whole genome shotgun sequence genomic sequence NNNNNNNNNNNNNNNNNNNNNNNNNNNNNNNNNNNNNNNNNNNNNNNNNNNNNNNNNNNNNNNNNNNNNNNNNNNNNNNNNNNNNNNNNNNNNNNNNNNNNNNNNNNNNNNNNNNNNNNNNNNNNNNNNNNNNNNNNNNNNNNNNNNNNNNNNNNNNNNNNNNNNNNNNNNNNNNNNNNNNNNNNNNNNNNNNNNNNNNNNNNNNNNNNNNNNNNNNNNNNNNNNNNNNNNNNNNNNNNNNNNNNNNNNNNNNNNNNNNNNNNNNNNNNNNNNNNNNNNNNNNNNNNNNNNNNNNNNNNNNNNNNNNNNNNNNNNNNNNNNNNNNNNNNNNNNNNNNNNNNNNNNNNNNNNNNNNNNNNNNNNNNNNNNNNNNNNNNNNNNNNNNNNNNNNNNNNNNNNNNNNNNNNNNNNNNNNNNNNNNNNNNNNNNNNNNNNNNNNNNNNNNNNNNNNNNNNNNNNNNNNNNNNNNNNNNNNNNNNNNNNNNNNNNNNNNNNNNNNNNNNNNNNNNNNNNNNNNNNNNNNNNNNNNNNNNNNNNNNNNNNNNNNNNNNNNNNNNNNNNNNNNNNNNNNNNNNNNNNNNNNNNNNNNNNNNNNNNNNNNNNNNNNNNNNNNNNNNNNNNNNNNNNNNNNNNNNNNNNNNNNNNNNNNNNNNNNNNNNNNNNNNNNNNNNNNNNNNNNNNNNNNNNNNNNNNNNNNNNNNNNNNNNNNNNNNNNNNNNNNNNNNNNNNNNNNNNNNNNNNNNNNNNNNNNNNNNNNNNNNNNNNNNNNNNNNNNNNNNNNNNNNNNNNNNNNNNNNNNNNNNNNNNNNNNNNNNNNNNNNNNNNNNNNNNNNNNNNNNNNNNNNNNNNNNNNNNNNNNNNNNNNNNNNNNNNNNNNNNNNNNNNNNNNNNNNNNNNNNNNNNNNNNNNNNNNNNNNNNNNNNNNNNNNNNNNNNNNNNNNNNNNNNNNNNNNNNNNNNNNNNNNNNNNNNNNNNNNNNNNNNNNNNNNNNNNNNNNNNNNNNNNNNNNNNNNNNNNNNNNNNNNNNNNNNNNNNNNNNNNNNNNNNNNNNNNNNNNNNNNNNNNNNNNNNNNNNNNNNNNNNNNNNNNNNNNNNNNNNNNNNNNNNNNNNNNNNNNNNNNNNNNNNNNNNCTTAGGAATTAGTTgtcctttattatttgaataagaATTAGTTATACCAATTTAAATTAGagtgtagttagaaatttagctatataaatatatattttgagttattaataaaataattctattttttctctcCAACTCTTTTtctgttatttctctaattttaaagCTAAAAACCAATAGGAGTCTATTTACGTGGCCTTatcctgcatttctgcaagagttTGTATTATAAAGCATTAAATTTGTAATATGAAAAGATTGGTAAAACTTGATTTTCCAAATTTATCTGGACcgcatgaaaatatttttcttgctcTATCATTTTCAATTACTTAGTTTTGTTTGTGTTGGAAAAAAGGGTCATAAGAAGAAGATCTTAAATAGTGAAAAGCTGTTTTTTTATTCATGTTGTTTTTCTTTACGAATTCTTTCTTCGGGTCAAAGAAAACAATAAATACCTTCAGAATATTTCATCCAGAGAAAGCAAAGTAAGTAACTCACCGGCAAACCAAATAAAAGAAACGAAAATGGATCCAACTTTGTACAATGTTGCTGTGATTTCTTACTAGCCGAATATCTGAAAAAGGATGAAGAAAATGAGTACCAAGTCACTCCAACGGGCAACACAATCTTACACTTGGCGGCCCATTATGGCCACTCCCATTTCGCGGCAGAAGTCCTTAATATTACTCCGGCATTGTTATGCCATCAGAATAAGAAGAACGAGACTGCACTACACATAGTAGCTAATGAAGGTCACATCGAAGTAGTCCATTTTCTACTTAGTATAGAGGAGCATTATAAGGATAAACTCATGAGAATGAAAGATGAGAATGGAGCTCCAACCCTGCACAAGGCCGTGAGAAGCCGACATGAAGATGTAGCCAGTTTCTTGGTGAAAGAAGATCCTGAATTTGAATTTCCATCCAACAAGGTGCGGGAGACACCAATGTATCTGGAAGCTGAGTCTGGTCTTCGTGAAGCTTTGGTTGAAATCTTGAACTCCTGCAAGCGACCAACTTCTTCTACAGGTCCATTAAATCGAACACCTCTGCATGCAGCAGTAATTCAGGAACACACGGGTATGCACATATTTTTTTGTCGTTACTCTCActatattatcatctcttttcgattattgttactattgttgtttcttgtactttgactattgtattattttgttgtagtattgttctgttttgactattttttctTGAGCTGAGAGTCTATCTGAAgcagcctctctacctctgagttagtggtaaggtttgcgtacactctacccttccccaACCCACTTGGAGACTACACTGGGAGTCTAAATTTGTGTTGATTTGACTCCTTATCATCATCATATTTGACGCATGCATCCAGATTGTGTGAGATTGCTGTTGCAATGGAATAAATCTTTGTGTGAGGAACTTGACGTGGGGGGTTTGAATTCGCTGCACTTTGCTGCTCTTTTAGGATTGAATGAAATAGTTTCTGATATGTTGGGGTGGAAAAAATCCTTAGCCTACTTTCCAGCAGGCAGTGAAAATGACCGGACAACAGCAATTCACATTGCAGTCGGTGCAGGTAAGGTAGACATTTTACATGAGCTATTAAATCACTGCCCTGATTGCTGGGAATTGCTCGAAAGCAATGGAAGAAATGCTCTTCATGAATCCATATTATACAGTCAAACAAATGTGGTAAATTTCTTATTGAAGCCAAAGTGGGATAAGCTTATCGAGGATCCAGACAACGATGGCAACACTCCTCTCCATTTTCTTGCTTTCTCTAATTTCTGGGGCTATGTTTCTTTGGAATTAAAAGATCATCCCTGAAAAAAGAAGATGTCATATAACAAGGAAAACAAGACTCCATTTGAAGTAGCAATGTCTTGCACAGAGTGGACGACAGACAAGGATAGAATCGCGCCCAGCTTGTATGACGTTTACCCAAGCTGAATCAGGTGGATCGGCAGAAGATAATTTTCAACCAAGCTAAGGAATGCAACATAAACATCAAAGGTATCTTAACAGCAGCAGCTCAAATGCAACTAGTGGTGGCTACTTTATTAGTCACAGTCACCTTTGCAGCTGGTTTTACATTACCGGGAGGTTTTGAAACAATAACCCTAATAAGGAGATGGCAATTCTAATAAGAAAATAAGCATTTCGTGCATTTGTTATAACCGATGGCATCCCCTTTACATGCTCCGCTGGTGCTATATTCAGCTACTTCTATATGGCGCCAAATCCTCGTCCAATGTCCTTTCAGGATTTGAGTTATTTGTGGTCTCTTAGTAAAGTTGGAGCTAGGTCGCAGCTCGTGGTAATGTCAGCAGTTTTCATTGCATTTGTAACTAGTATGTATGCTAATTTAGCACATTCAGTTGCTGTCTGTGCCATCGGTTGCATCTTTTTCATTATGTACGTTTGGGCAATGTTGAGGCCAATATGTTGGATAAGTCTggtaaaaaaataatctatacgtacaaaaagtattttttgaCATATGTACTTCGTGTAATTTTCTATATACATAATAAGATGCTCAACTAACCACCCTTTATTGCGTGTTGGTCATGTATCTTCTTGAAAGAGAAGTGTAGAGAGTGACATAAGTTTCATGTCCACTTTCTGCATCTCGACTAATTCTATGAGCTATTTGCTATCTAACCCCCTCACACAAAACCCCCAGCGTATGTACCGTGTAGCTCTCAATAGATTGGAAGAAATCACTTAGTGTACTGTTTATTTTATCGGTTGCACCTCTTTCCTTGTGTACAAATTTCTATTGTGTTCCTTGTTCTGAACTCGCAATATGTAATATAGACTAGTGCAATTCATGAACATGAGCATAGACAGCGATTTCAAGTGTTAGTAATTGAATTCCTAAAAAATTACAAATACGAATCGAATGTTGAAGTGGGTGAAAATTCTATGAGATCAAGATTCAAATGTGAGTTTACATTTATAGAAAAAATGACTTAATAAACTATAAAAATGATAACGAGGTTACTATGGTGCAAAAATGAATAAGAACGgttaattcaattcaacattttttgTCGTTTGGATGTGAACCCTTAACTTCCCTCATTTTTTCAACATAAGGGGTCAGCTTGCTTTCGTTTGTGGGTGGATTCGTAAAGGATCCAAAGGACATGGGGCCCGAGGCTAAACCACGATGAGGGACAAGAATTAGATAGACCAACAATAGATTTGCTTGCTATTCGAAAAATATAGTAGCCAAACTATTCACAAGATGGGATTGTACATTTTATGGACGGAACGACATTTAAGCTGGGGAAATGATTGAGTTTACTATCAATATGAAAGGAATAGCCTTAAATCTTGAAAATGAGACTAATTTTGCTCCTCTACAGTTTGTGATCCCATATTTAGATGTGCCATGAGGGAATATTGAAATTATAATCAAAAGCATACATTAGTAATTTATGATAATCTATCTCCACTATGTTCTTTGTAAACAGGAAGCATATCATCAAATGTCATTACTATTACGGTAACCACCAGGTCGTGAGGCTTTCAAAGGGATATTTTCTATTTACATTAAGCTACCAAACAATTAAAAATTAGACAGGTGCAAGTAGCTTAACCGCCTTATCCATCATTGAAACTATATCCATGTCACACAGTAATACCTAGGGTTTCAATCTAGTGGTAAGAGCGGATTTGTGAATTAGGCGCACGTGACATGTTCGAACTCTGCAACAGACAAAATCGTTATACTTAAGTGGAAAATTATTTTGCCATGGCTTTTCCGATCCACTTCTAACATTTCTTTTTTGAACtgctttgaattatttttccttGCGCTGAAGGTCTATAAAAATTTGAAAACCCCTTTGCCTTCCAATGTAGGGGTAATATCTACGTATACTCTATCCTCCCCAAACTCCACTTGTGGAATttcactgggtatattgttgttgttgtaccatGAATTATTTAGTGAAGGTACATTGGGTCTATAGCATTGTCGGTGACGAAAAAATGATCTCCTGTGACCACTTATaatttgaatagaagaaaattgtcacgacccgaaccggggccctggctgTAACGAGCATTCTCGAACTATGAAGGCCCAGGAcaccctctgtctatctggtaatcatgcacaatattcatataataaaagataatgcggaaatagaaatctaatatggaaacatggtcagtctgaatgtgatcataatacttaaaactgaaatccaaaatatatccggataataataatatctaagtCAGTCTGCGTAATCTCTACTATAAactaaacaaaactgtctaaaaactgggacaaggccccaattagactaaaacatgactaaagaGAAATGtttgaaagtaaacaggccttctagaatatagaaggctcacccctgTACAATCTGCTCTGCGATCTGAAATACctactgtttatctggacccctagactgtgtctcaaaacctggaaggagggggggggggtcagcacaaatgtaTTGgaacgcgaagcaatccaaaataaagtatttgaacatatatattaTAGGTGAGAAcaattttcatcaacacatcatgtataaaatagtttctgaaaacacatgggcactttctgaaaacatATAACCTGTCTGTAACTTTCAAATTCTGAtatgtgtattacttctgagttaggtggtatcacctacaagtctgatattccacgagcgttatggaatctgccattaactcggcggggaagcctccaacccgagtatgacgcaagggttggagttcctgaatctgata encodes the following:
- the LOC107864897 gene encoding ankyrin repeat-containing protein NPR4-like, encoding MKDENGAPTLHKAVRSRHEDVASFLVKEDPEFEFPSNKVRETPMYLEAESGLREALVEILNSCKRPTSSTGPLNRTPLHAAVIQEHTDCVRLLLQWNKSLCEELDVGGLNSLHFAALLGLNEIVSDMLGWKKSLAYFPAGSENDRTTAIHIAVGAGKVDILHELLNHCPDCWELLESNGRNALHESILYSQTNVVNFLLKPKWDKLIEDPDNDGNTPLHFLAFSNFWGYVSLELKDHP